The following proteins come from a genomic window of Pocillopora verrucosa isolate sample1 chromosome 6, ASM3666991v2, whole genome shotgun sequence:
- the LOC131776324 gene encoding LOW QUALITY PROTEIN: uncharacterized protein (The sequence of the model RefSeq protein was modified relative to this genomic sequence to represent the inferred CDS: inserted 2 bases in 1 codon) yields MEMDVRKSGDPFQVDPLPKTFYHPSKQRELSEDERKLCLSPDNKMEHFIKNPEDEKFLRKTNQMRIHEIPTRENGTTVMDHSSSSKFDESWPSTERAMVSTPEVDTETTETKTPSSEGGTGFTRQLLPNSTLARYIHRFRNNPPSSRQERDRMYLDSGEGGEFWWLSPSPPSSSTPKDGTPKERNLPFPPQSLSPKWKRTTARRTSSSPTSPVSKTRSTLSPSTKSSFDGLDLQTAELQQRAKALLEKSESTLETSSTDLPIPSRRAHQEAPKKKPPKEAPFQAPSKPAPIQLTDNLTQRQPHSAPPPEEDILYQWRLARKIERAQEHVTKRGXCKKYFLLEPSQPRFIGARLEESLGLFGKARIPKPTSALCPSERDFLDPQSGLEVSDLPSTRMQTRLETPLTLLADQEGRSARLIPPHPSTMLLPGAPVVSAGAAQGSQPITETENDAHGSGPRTSVPSSEKITRQEILGQGQSKLVQEQMQFAQADVPSHVHLSCDILPCPHQRALIEKGRSDPTVKLPLSYPVVELMKEELALPERDLDRVNKPSRKTVRESHKKHQLRGKDTTEDKQKSQIESHHVEQDGQKRRAHIKKKPKREVSRETTATDVLTGVIGEVVSQRLFATPQSSTSSLTISDDSLQQREYHEKHHKDTEENSNPDSNSDDNEFPDDEVLKILRQRQRKYRDQLRQIDNILNQQSSDQPPARKTKDN; encoded by the exons ATGGAAATGGATGTAAGGAAATC AGGAGATCCATTCCAAGTTGATCCATTACCGAAAACATTTTATCATCCATCAAAACAACGAGAGCTATCCGAGGACGAAAGAAAG CTTTGTCTTAGCCCAGATAATAAAATGGAACACTTTATCAAAAACCCTGAggatgaaaaattccttcgtAAGACAAATCAGATGAGGATACACGAAATACCAACAAGAGAAAATGGAACTACAGTGATGGACCATTCATCTTCATCCAAATTTGATGAGTCCTGGCCAAGTACAGAGCGAGCAATGGTATCAACTCCTGAAGTAGACACTGAAACCACAGAAACAAAGACCCCCTCCAGTGAAGGAGGAACAGGCTTTACAAGGCAGCTTCTTCCCAACTCCACTTTAGCCAG GTATATACACCGATTCCGTAATAATCCACCATCAAGCCGTCAGGAGCGAGATAGGATGTATTTGGACAGTGGTGAAGGAGGAGAATTCTGGTGGCTGTCTCCTTCTCCTCCAAGTAGCTCCACACCCAAAGATGGAACTCCAAAAGAGAGAAACCTGCCTTTCCCACCTCAGAGTCTCTCTCCAAAATGGAAAAGAACTACTGCCAGGAGGACTAGTTCATCTCCAACATCTCCAGTATCA AAAACCAGAAGTACTTTGTCACCTTCAACCAAGTCATCGTTTGATGGACTTGACCTTCAGACAGCAGAACTACAACAGAGAGCCAAAGCACTGCTAGAGAAAAG TGAAAGCACACTGGAAACATCTTCAACTGATCTTCCCATTCCATCAAGAAGGGCCCATCAGGAGGCTCCCAAGAAGAAACCCCCTAAAGAAGCACCATTCCAAGCTCCCTCGAAACCAGCCCCAATACAACTCACAGACAACTTGACTCAACGTCAGCCTCATTCTGCTCCTCCTCCAGAGGAAGATATCTTATATCAATGGAGACTGGcaagaaaaatagaaagagCTCAAGAACATGTGACAAAACGGGG TTGCAAGAAGTACTTTTTGTTAGAACCCTCTCAACCTAGATTTATTGGTGCTAGACTAGAGGAGTCTCTGGGTTTGTTTGGTAAGGCAAGAATACCCAAACCCACTTCAGCTCTGTGTCCATCTGAGAGGGATTTTCTAGATCCACAATCAGGATTAGAAGTATCTGATCTTCCTTCAACCAGGATGCAAACAAGGCTTGAAACACCTTTGACACTTTTGGCTGATCAAGAAGGGAGGTCTGCTAGATTAATACCACCTCATCCCAGCACCATGCTTCTACCTGGAGCACCTGTGGTGAGTGCTGGTGCTGCACAGGGTTCACAGCCTATAACTGAGACTGAAAATGATGCTCATGGGTCTGGACCAAGAACAAGTGTGCCTTCTTCTGAAAAAATCACAAGACAAGAAATTTTGGGGCAAGGGCAGTCCAAGCTGGTCCAGGAACAGATGCAATTTGCACAAGCAGATGTACCATCTCATGTGCATCTTTCATGTGATATCTTGCCATGTCCTCATCAAAGGGCTCTAATTGAAAAAGGAAGGTCTGATCCAACAGTGAAACTCCCACTGAGTTACCCAGTAGTGGAGTTAATGAAGGAAGAACTTGCCTTACCAGAAAGAGATCTTGACAGAGTTAACAAACCAAGTAGAAAAACAGTAAGAGAATCTCACAAGAAGCATCAGTTAAGGGGAAAAGATACAACTGAGGACAAACAGAAGAGTCAAATTGAGTCACACCATGTTGAACAAGATGGGCAGAAAAGAAGAGCACatataaaaaagaaaccaaaaaggGAAGTCTCAAGGGAGACTACAGCCACCGATGTGTTGACTGGTGTTATTGGAGAG gTTGTCTCACAGAGACTCTTTGCCACTCCACAATCTTCCACAAGCAGTTTGACAATAAGTGATGACAGCTTACAGCAAAGAGAGTACCATGAAAAACACCACAAGGATACTG AGGAAAACTCCAATCCTGACAGCAACTCAGATGATAATGAATTCCCCGATGATGAAGTGTTGAAGATCTTACGTCAGAGACAGAGAAAGTATAGAGACCAGCTTAG ACAAATTGACAACATCTTAAATCAACAATCAAGTGATCAACCACCTGCTCGTAAAACAAAGGACAACTGA
- the LOC131776348 gene encoding cyclin-dependent kinase inhibitor 1C-like, whose amino-acid sequence MNPEESKAKKCLFGRPDHKELDEYLKKELKKDVQEKNEKWNFDFEKGVPKAGGTFQWQKVGSVETERDDSKVGESSAAEKEEVKEVAKNSADKYSQLPQTPPKNGR is encoded by the coding sequence ATGAATCCCGAAGAGAGCAAAGCAAAGAAGTGCCTCTTTGGGCGACCAGATCACAAAGAACTGGATGAATATTTGAAGAAggaattaaagaaagatgtaCAAGAGAAGAACGAAAAATGGAATTTCGATTTCGAGAAAGGGGTACCGAAGGCGGGAGGAACATTTCAATGGCAAAAAGTTGGGTCGGTTGAAACCGAGAGAGACGATTCTAAAGTTGGAGAGAGCAGCGCTGCGGAAAAAGAGGAAGTTAAGGAAGTTGCGAAGAATTCAGCCGATAAATACTCACAGCTTCCTCAAACTCCGCCGAAAAATGGCAGATGA